Proteins from a genomic interval of Lycium ferocissimum isolate CSIRO_LF1 chromosome 2, AGI_CSIRO_Lferr_CH_V1, whole genome shotgun sequence:
- the LOC132033609 gene encoding uncharacterized protein LOC132033609 → MEEQRLDYVLVPLGMVIFVSYHAWLLFTIIRYPRRTVIGINSESRHNWVLSIMTDPIKNGVLAVQTIRNNIMASTLLATTAITLSSIISVFVSNKSSFTYSELLFGNKTPMMSSIKFFTILLCFLVAFLCNVQSIRYYAHVSFLATVPSFKDRSDSIEYVARNLNRGSMFWSLGLRAFYLSFPLFLWIFGPIPMFVGCCVMSIVLYFLDTTTSFTRDLHCQTIREKNRETDVECVTHQL, encoded by the exons ATGGAAGAACAACGACTTGATTATGTACTAGTGCCTCTTGGGATGGTGATTTTTGTATCGTATCACGCTTGGCTTCTCTTTACAATAATAAGGTATCCAAGAAGAACAGTCATTGGTATCAATTCTGAGTCTCGACATAATTGGGTCCTCTCCATTATGACT GATCCGATAAAGAATGGAGTTCTGGCAGTTCAAACTATACGCAACAACATTATGGCATCTACCCTTTTGGCAACAACTGCAATTACTCTCAGCTCAATCATTAGTGTATTCGTGAGCAACAAATCAAGCTTCACATACTCGGAACTACTGTTCGGGAATAAAACTCCTATGATGTCTTCTATAAAGTTTTTTACCATCTTGCTGTGCTTTCTTGTTGCATTTCTCTGCAATGTTCAATCTATCAGGTACTACGCTCATGTTAGCTTCTTAGCTACTGTGCCTTCCTTCAAAGATAGATCTGATTCTATAGAGTATGTTGCAAGGAATTTGAACCGAGGGAGCATGTTTTGGTCGCTTGGACTACGAGCATTTTATTTGTCATTTCCTCTCTTCCTTTGGATATTTGGGCCCATACCCATGTTTGTAGGTTGCTGTGTGATGTCCATCGTTCTATACTTCTTGGATACCACTACAAGTTTTACCAGGGATCTCCACTGTCAAACTATAAGAGAGAAAAACAGGGAAACTGATGTGGAATGTGTAACTCATCAACTTTAG